A part of Actinobaculum sp. 313 genomic DNA contains:
- a CDS encoding enolase C-terminal domain-like protein: MSVPTVAKVDVYPIAGRDCMELNLSGAHGPYFTRNIVIIEDSSGNVGVGEVPGGEKITRTIEDAKPLVLGRSLAEYKNILGEVQAKFADRDVGGRGLQTFDLRTTVHAVTCIEAALLDLLGQYLGVPVAALLGDGQVRDKVKTLGYLFYVGDPDKTNLEYVREKDSDVDWYRLRHEEALTPEAIVAFAEATEKKYGFKDFKLKGGVLEGKEEMKAILALKERFPDARITLDPNGAWSLKEAIELCKDKVGILAYAEDPCGAEEGFSGREILAEFRRATGLPTATNMVDTDWRQMTHSIALQSVSIPLADPHFWTMQGSVRVAQLCHDMGMTWGCHSNNHFDVSLAMIAHCGAAAPGEYNALDTHWIWQEGLERLTKDPLQIEGGTVTIPSKPGLGIEPDMDQILAANELYKEKVEGSGARDDSIGMQFLIPGWTFDNKKPALVR, from the coding sequence ATGTCCGTCCCAACAGTTGCAAAAGTCGATGTGTACCCCATAGCAGGCCGTGACTGCATGGAACTCAACCTGTCCGGAGCACATGGCCCGTACTTCACCCGCAATATCGTCATCATTGAAGATTCGTCCGGCAATGTCGGCGTCGGCGAAGTACCCGGTGGCGAGAAGATCACTCGCACCATTGAGGACGCCAAGCCACTTGTACTCGGGCGCTCGCTGGCCGAGTACAAGAACATTCTCGGCGAGGTTCAGGCCAAGTTCGCCGACCGCGACGTCGGCGGGCGTGGCCTACAGACCTTTGACCTGCGGACCACGGTGCACGCCGTAACCTGTATCGAAGCGGCTCTGCTCGACCTGCTGGGTCAATATCTGGGCGTTCCGGTTGCCGCCCTGCTGGGTGACGGCCAGGTACGTGACAAGGTGAAGACCCTCGGTTACCTGTTCTACGTCGGCGACCCGGATAAGACGAATCTGGAATACGTGCGCGAGAAGGACTCCGACGTCGACTGGTACCGGCTACGCCACGAGGAGGCGCTGACACCGGAAGCGATTGTGGCCTTTGCCGAGGCGACCGAGAAAAAGTACGGCTTCAAAGACTTCAAGCTCAAGGGCGGTGTGCTCGAAGGCAAGGAGGAGATGAAGGCTATCCTCGCCCTGAAAGAGCGCTTCCCGGATGCCCGCATCACCCTGGACCCGAACGGTGCCTGGTCCCTGAAGGAAGCCATCGAGCTCTGTAAGGACAAGGTGGGAATTCTCGCCTATGCGGAAGATCCGTGCGGCGCGGAGGAAGGCTTCTCGGGCCGGGAAATCTTGGCCGAGTTCCGCCGGGCCACCGGGCTGCCCACCGCGACCAACATGGTGGATACCGACTGGCGGCAGATGACGCATTCCATCGCTCTGCAGTCGGTGAGTATCCCGCTGGCCGACCCGCATTTCTGGACCATGCAGGGGTCAGTCCGGGTAGCGCAGTTGTGCCACGACATGGGTATGACGTGGGGGTGCCACTCCAACAACCACTTCGATGTGTCGCTGGCAATGATTGCCCACTGTGGTGCTGCGGCACCGGGTGAATATAACGCCTTGGACACCCACTGGATCTGGCAGGAGGGCCTGGAGCGCCTGACCAAGGATCCGCTGCAGATCGAGGGTGGCACGGTGACGATCCCGTCGAAGCCCGGCCTGGGTATCGAGCCGGATATGGATCAGATCCTGGCGGCTAACGAGCTGTACAAGGAGAAGGTTGAAGGATCGGGTGCACGTGACGATTCAATCGGCATGCAGTTCCTCATCCCCGGGTGGACCTTCGACAATAAGAAGCCAGCGCTGGTCCGCTGA